The window GCCAGTTACTATGCCGACCAGTCGCGTGGCGCAGGCCTTCACTCCCCCGAGATATGCCTGCCTGCCAACGGTTGGGAAATCGCCAGCTTTGGACGCCATACGCTTTCCCTGACCGACACCGCCTATGGTACGTTCGACGTGAACCGCGCGACGATCCGCAAAGGGTTAGAACAGCAACTGGTCTACTACTGGTTCGAAGGGCGCAACAAACGCGAGACCAACGATATCTTGGCAAAGTTTACCGTGCTTATCGACGCCTTGCGCACAGGCAGAACGGATGGCGCACTGGTGCGCTTTATTACGCCAATCGAGAACGGTGATCTGGAAGCGGCCGATGCCCGCCTTACTGATTTCATCAGTACCGCGCTGCCGCACCTTCCAGACTTCGTACCTCTCTAGCGCCTGCGGAAATCGGACAGCAATCGCCGTTTCCACCTCCATGCCCAACGCGCTATTCGGCCTAGTCCTGCGATCTTTTGCAGCAAGGGCAATGGGGATTGAACCAAGACACGCAGATGATGATACAGCATCCGCCAGTTGTGCCAGTCACTACGCACCTTACTGCTGGCGTCAAACCATGCACCGCGCTCGTCAATATCCAATGCGCGCACCGATCGATCCGTGTGATCCCGCGACAGGAACAGAGGCTCAAGCACATGGCAGATACGACCGCGCAGTGAAATTTCTGCAATCAGACTGCGATCCGAGCCTACGAAACTGGCAATGAGGCTCGTCTGCGCCAAAATCTCTCTACGCACGACGCCAAAAACCGTAACACAGTAGTGCCCCTCGTCGATAGCGGCCGAAAATCGATCAAGCGGGTCGACACTGTCAAATGCCCCTGTTTCGCGATCGTACTCGTGGATTACCGTTCCAGTCTCATCAATGAAACGAGTGCCGGTATGAGCCATCACTATGCGTGAATCAGAATCCAGCAAATCTATGCACGCTTTCAGATATCCGGACTCTAAGATGTCATCATGGGCAGCCCATTTGAAATAGCGTCCCTTTGCGAGGCGGAAACCCGAATTGAAGTTCGGCGCAGCACCGAGATTCGAGGGGTGGCGACAATAAACAATGCGAGGATCGCGTTCGATCCAGGAGCGACAAATTGCTTCGGTATTGTCGGTCGAAGCGTTATCGCAAATTATCAACTCAAAATCCCGGATGGTTTGCCCAAGGATAGAGCGGATTGCATCATCCAGATAGTTCTCGCCATTATAGACTGGCAGCGCGATGCTTAATACTATGCTGCCATCTACAGCACTGTTCTTATTCATTTTTCCGGTCCTCTTTTTACACGGGAGGTTCGCCGGACGATCACAGCCTTCAGCCGCATCCATTCGGACGTTTCAAGACCAACAGTCAGCACAACAGCAACATAAACCACACCGCCCAACACACCGTAGCCGAAAAGCTGAAGCCAGCTTGAAACGGGCTCAATCGTTGCCAGTCCTACCCAAACCAAGGCGGCAACGGCCCCCGGCAACCAGCCCGGCCAAAGCACAGTCCCCGCAAATTCTCGAAGATTGGACTGCGTAATTTTTAGGTTAAGATTCCAATAATAGGTGAGCTGTGATCCAATGGTAATTGCAGCCAAAGCGAGCGTGACCCCGATTGCCCCCAGCTTCAATGGCCCTGCCAGAACGACCATGAGGACGAGACCTAGAAGCTGATACAAAAACGCGGGCAAGAAGAACTCTCTTACCTTTGCCATTGCAATACACGTCATTGGCAGCAGGGTCGTTGCCCTGTCGAAAGGTAAAATTGCCATGAACAGCATCAGCACCACAGCAGCCTGTGCGTAATCAGTGCCAACGTACAGCACAATGAAGTCTTTGGCATATACGGTCAACGCGACCCCCGGCAACAATGCCACCCAAAGGCCATAACGCGCCCCCCGATTCATAGTCCGCGAAAGCCTCTTGCGCTCATCAAGGGCCTGCATCGCTGTAATCGCTGGCAAAAGCGGCTGCGTCGCAACCTGAATCAAAGCCTGCAATTGCCGGAAAATTGTTGCCCCAATGAAGTAGACGGTTACATCCTGCGGCGTGCCGTAAAGGTTCAGCACGATTGTAGCCGCATGGGTGTACATAACATTGCCGAGCTGCCCGAGCGATGTCCAAAGCCCGAATGAAACCAGCCCCCGCGCCTCAACTCGGTCTACCAATTCGCGGCGGAACCGCAGTTCGGGAACCAGTGCGCGGGACCGCAGCGCCAACGCGACGGCACAAACCGTATCGGCAAGAAACGAAGCCACCACTACCCATATGACCTGCGCCCCGAACCCGAACATCAAGCCCAGCAATAACAGTAATCTAAGGACCTCGCGGCCCAACATGATCAGATTCATCTCCACAAATCTCTGGTGAATATGAAAGCCGATCTGAAAGGGGACCAGCACCATCTGTACTGCGAAGGCCAACACCAGCAGCGCCATCATCAGGCCCGCCTGCCAAACCATGTCATCGGGTATGTTCAGGACATGATCAATGTTGAACGCAAGCAAAGCCCCCAAAGGCAGAAAGATTCCCGTCATCAGCCATATCAACGGCAGAATTGACGAAACGATCCGCGTAACGGCTAATCCATCGCCCTTGGCATAGGCATCTAGCGCATTTCGGGTAATGCCACCTGTGAACGAAGTGAAGAAAAGCGGGGCCATCACCATGATTGCAGCCACCACCGGATAGACCGCAAATTCATCAGCTGGAATCCTTGCCAGTAAAAACTGATAAACCCATACAATTACAGACAAATTTATAATCCGGGTCAAAACAGAACTGGCTGAATTAACAAAAACGAGCCGTTCCGAAATAGAAATCCCCTGAGGCGTCGCCATGCAGCAATATTCCTTGGATAAAAAAAACTTGTCGGAAGGCGGGTGCAGCCGCTAATGTCTTAATAATTATTTAAGTTTCTACATTTATTCTTTTTTTTTCAAGAGGAAGCTCTCGTTGAGCAGTTCTGTGCAAATTTCTATCATAATACCGGTCTATAATCGTGCGGATAGAATAGCAGCGACGATCAGGAGCATTGGGCTGGCCAGCCATCCCCAATGTGAATTGATCGTTGTGGATGATGGGTCATCCGACGAGAGCGCCAGTGTGGCATGCGCGACGCTAGATCAAGACGGGCTCGGGTCAAGATCACAAGTGCTGAGGCAGCTCAATGGTGGCCCGGGAAGCGCTCGCAATGCCGCGGCTGCGAAGGCGACCGGGCAGTTTTTAGCATTCCTTGACAGTGACGATCGCTGGCTTCCCTGGACAGTTCCAGCGATTTCCGATGCTATTAACCAACACCCGCTTGTGCCCATCCTGTTTCTTCAGACCGTCGATGTCGCGCCCGATGAGGATATTGCCGACCTATCAAACAGCGAGCCCGTAAAGGCCTTGGAGTTTGCCGATTATACGGCTGCGGCGACAGCGCAATGGGGATTGAGATATGGCGCGTGCAATCTGGTGATGCGCCGAGATGTCTTCCTTTCCATCGGTGGCTTCTCCTCGACGGAACGTAATGCCGAGGACAGCGATTTGATCCTGCGTTCTGCGGGCTTCGGTCCCTGTGTCGTTCTAACAAGGTGCCCGCTGGTCGTTCATGCAAAAGGAAGCGAAGATGCGCTTACAGCCGATTTGGACGGTGGGATACGAGGGCTGGAATTCTGCCTGTCGCAATATCGCTCAGGCGAGTACCCGGATACAGTTGTAAGCCCGCTGCGCATCTTCGCCTGGAGCGCAATCACCCTCATTCGCAAAGCCTTCAAAGCCGGAGAGGTGCGCCGCGCCTACAGCCTTCTGGCGCGATATTCTTGGATCATATGCCGGGGAGGTGCGGCGCGGAAACTGGTGCGGCTTGTCCTTACGCCAGCGTTGGTGCGTGCCCCATGACCCCCCTTCTTTCCGTTATTATTCCAGTCTGGTGCCGACCTGAAAAGATCCGCCGTGCGATCGCTTCGGTCGCCAGTAGCCCGCAAATCGAAGTCATTGTAGTTGATGACGGATCGCCGGATAATACGGCGCAAGCTGCGCGTGAAGCGATGTCACATGCAGGACACGGCGGGCAGGTGCTGGTTCAACAGAATTCAGGACCGGGAGCAGCTCGAAACACAGGAGCAGACATCGCAATCGGTCGCTATATCGCATTTTTGGATAGCGATGATGTCTGGTTTCCGCACACGCTGCCGAACCTTCTCGACACGCTGGCCCACCCCGAAGCCAAAGCTCTGAACTTTTTGCAAAATACGACATTTGAAGCAGATGAAATGCCACCTCACCCGATTGGAGGGAATTCCACATTGTCCCACTACGTCGGCTTTCGAGACGCTGCGCTACATGCCCGTGATATTAGGCTGGGATCAGGTTGCTGCGTGATACTGAGAGAGCTTTTTCATGCGCATGGCGGCTTTGATCCGGACCTTCGCGCAAGCGAAGACACCGACCTATTTCTCAGGCTGCCGGCGGATTGCGGATGCGATCTTTTGCGTGATGCTCCTTTGGTTGGCATTGAGGCTGGAGCAGACGATAGGCTGAGCACCGACTTGGAGCAGATGAGGATCGGTCTGGCTCATCTCCTCGCTCAGGCTCGGAAAGGTGCCTACCCGAATTCGGCAGATCCTCACCTTGCGCGTATTCTGGCGCAATCGATTAGCTATACGACCCGAAAAGCGTTTGGTGCGGGCCGTCCCGGAATGGCTTACGCTCTCTATTTTAGACATTTGCCAAAGCTTTTGCGCGCGCATGCTTGGCATTGGACAATCAGGCTACCTTTGCTGCCACTACTGTCTGTCTTGCGGCCCGGCCGCTACGCTCTGAAGTAACTAACTCCCACGACCACCATTAACGAACACAACAACCATTTTTAAATCTATCGACACCGCACATCGACACTAAAAGACCTTTTATAGACGGAAACTCTGATGAAAGTTATTATCTTCGGACTTGGATACGTGGGCTTCACCGCTGGCTGCTGCATTGCATCTCAAGGACACACGGTCGTCGGAATCGACGTTAACGACAAGAAAGTCGCTGCGATCAACAATGGCGAAGCTCCCATTATTGAACCAAAGGTGACAGAGCTTTTGCGCGACGCACGCGCAGCCAATACGTTTCAGGCAGACACCCAGATAGGATCTCATCTGGATGGCGCCGATCTTGTCCTTGTTTGCGTTGGCACACCGTCAGCCCCGGAGGGCGCGCACAATATGCGCTATATCGCTGAGGTAACGCGCCAGATCGCTCAGACCGTGCAGGAACGCGATTTATCGGGGTTGTCTGTGGCTTACCGGTCAACCATCCGGCCAGGCACGATCCATGAGCTGATTTTACCAATCATCAATTCTATTGTTACCGATACAAATCCCCCCCGGATTGAAGTTGTCTATAATCCGGAGTTCCTGCGCGAAGGCAGCGCTGTCGATGACTACTTCGCCCCGCCCAAGATCGTGACTGGCACCAAGGACAGCACCCCGAACGCAACGATGACTGCCCTGAACGAGGGCATCGATGCGCCCCGTTTCACCGTCGGATTTCGCGAAGCAGAGATAACGAAGTTCGTAGACAATTCATGGCATGCATTGAAGGTCGCATTTGCGAACGAAGTCGGGCGGACCTGTCTGGCAAACGACATTTCTGCCAAGCAAGTTCATGAAATATTCGTCTCCGACACCAAACTGAACATCTCACCCTATTACCTGCGGCCAGGGGGCGCTTTTGGCGGATCCTGTCTTCCCAAAGATGTGCGTGCGCTGCAATATATCGCTGCCGATACGGGCGTGAATTTGCCGATGATCAATAGCCTGCTGCGCTCGAATGCTGCGCACAAGCACGCTCTGTTCGACTGGGCGGTCGCGGGTCTGGATCAGGGCGCACGGATCCTGATGGTAGGGCTGGCATTCAAGGCAGGCACTGACGATCTGCGCGAAAGCCCACATGTAGACCTAGCCAGAAAGATCATGGCGGCAGGTCACACGCTGGATGTTTTCGATCCAGCTGTTAAGGCCGATATGCTTGTCGGCGCCAATCTGGGATATGCGTTTAGCGCGTTGCCCATGCTCAACCGATTGCTCGTCGACCGCGATCAGATTGCCGCAGCGAAATACGACCGCGTTTTGGTCAACAATGCCACTGTAGAACAACTACAGATGCCTGAGGGCGTAGACGTCATTGATTTGGGGACACTGCCATGACGGTAACGACCCCTCGCATGGATGCAGCACGGCGTGACAGACCACTCGAAGGCCGTAATGTGCTGATGATTGTTGAAAACCTGCCCGTGCCATTTGACCGACGCGTATGGCAGGAATGCCGTACACTGAAGGCGGCAGGGGCAAATGTTTCTGTGATTTGTCCGACTGGCCGAGGCCACGACAGCCGTTTCGAAACCATCGATGGGATTGAAATCCACCGGCACCCCCTACCTTTCGATGCCTCGGGTCCGTTCGGCTATATCGTCGAATATACAGCCGCGCTGTTTCACGAATTACGCTTAGCAATAAAGGTCTGGCGTCGACAACGTTTTGACACGATCCAAGGATGCAATCCTCCCGATCTGATCTTCCTAGTTGCGCTTCCCTTCAAGCTATGGGGATGTCGCTATATTTTCGACCACCATGACATCAACCCCGAACTTTACGAGGCCAAATTCGGGAAGCGCGGGTTTTTCTGGAAACTGATGATATGGTTTGAACGCCTGACATTTGGTGCTGCAGACGTCGTTATTTCAACCAATGAATCCTACCGCCAGATTGCGATCGAACGCGGCGGAAAAGAGCCCGAAGACGTGTTCATCGTCCGCTCTGGCCCTGACCTAACCAAACTTAAACCGCTTCCACCGAACCAGAAATGGCGCAACGGGCGGCAGTTTATGGTTGGTTACGTGGGCGTCATGGGCGCGCAGGAAGGACTGGATCTTTTGCTAGAAGGTGCGCGCGTCGCTGTACTTGAACGCGGCGAAGACATACAGTTTGTCCTTGTTGGGGGCGGATCGGCGCTGGACGAAATGCGACAGATGAGCACCAATCTGGGATTGGCAGATTACGTCACCTTCACCGGACGCGCCCCCGACAACGACTTGTTTGAAGTCCTGTCCACCGCAGATTTATGCGTCAACCCCGACCGGGTTAATCCAATGAACGACAAATCCACCATGAACAAAGTGCTTGAATACATGGCGTTTTCCAAAGCCCAAGTGCAGTTCGACGTTACCGAAGGACGCAGGTCAGCGCAGGATGCATCGGCGTATGCTGACGCCAATGATCCCTTGGATTTAGCCGACCGGATGATTGCGCTGTTACACGATCCTGAAACATGCGCCCAGATGGGAGAAAGTGGTAGACGCCGCATTGAAACGGAACTCAGCTGGGATCATCAGGTCGACACGCTTATCTCAGCTTATCAACGGGCACAGAGAAAAAATGGCTAAAGCATCGTCGCGGTATTGATCCACCCATCGAAGGACCTTCCGCCGCTGACATTCTATCCCGTCAAATTATTAGCTTACCGTCCAAGCAAACCAGAAACAGGAAGTGCTTCGCCACCAAGGTTACTGAATGAGATCCTGTAAAGTTTGCGGCTCAACGACAAAAGGCCCGCCAAATCATGCAAGCTTTTGTCAGTACAATTGGAAAAGGCACATGCGAAAAATACTGACCAGAATACTCTCAGGCAGCCATAAATCCCCTGAATTTTCAAACAAACCTGTCTGTATAAAGGAGCATTCGTCTCTGACCGTTTCTTCGCAAAACGCTCTATCGCTTTACGATTTTGTGTAGCTCATCTTTTGCTTCTCTAATGGATAAGAATCACTAGGCCCGCTGAATAGTACGGATACCACGACCAAGAGAACGGTGATTGGCCAGCACGCGCAGGCCAAGAATCCCAGAACCTTGTTAATGAAAGTGATGCCGCCGCTATCTTGCTGTTCGCAGTAGGTCAGAATTGCCGCAAAAAATGCAACGAGTAGATAAACAGTTGTTAAAAATATAAAAAATGACATTATCCCTTTCCTCCAGTTTGTTTGCCAAAGGGGGCCGTAAAATGAAAAAGAAACAAATCACAAAATAAAACTGCCGATATTCGGCATCGTAAAACATAAGCTTTCCAAGCTAGCGCCCGGGCAGCGTTCGTAGAGCAGACGACCAACAGAAGAGAAAATTATCTTCCTTGATACGGCAATGTGCTCACCTTCTTAGTTAATCTTACCCGTTTTACGATTACCAAGCAATCTCTTCGTGCTGACACAATGATGCACACGCCTCTATCTTGCTGGATTTATCAAGCTACTCCAAGGACTTGAGATTATTGATGTTATCAATACGTGATCTTGCCAAGCGGATCAGATCACCGGCATTGCTGCCCTCACCGGAGAAATAGGGCAACTATTTCACAAGCCTATGATTCGGCTCCACCCCCTCGGGCCACCTTATCGTGAGGCCTGAAGCCGCCCTGCTTGCAGCAACCTATGATTGAACTTCATTTAGAACCGGACAAAATATTCGTTACATTTCAATGGCAAATATTTATTCACCAATTAACCTTTGCGGCAAAACTTCGCCACTGCTAGGCTTAATCTATTATCTAAGTCTAAAAGTTTTATGTGTATATCAATTTATTAAATCGGAGTCGCCATGGCGAATTCTTCTGATTTTTCTGACGTGACCCAACTAGATTCATGGGCACTGACTACCCCGAGCGGCAGTACAGCCACTTGGGGTAATTCAGTTTCTGATGGTTATTTGGTTTTGGACACGCCCGACGGTACGTTCGATGCGTGGAATACCAATGGTACCGCGCGCGCGATGCAAGCTGTGCAGAATGCAGATTTCGCGTTTTCATCCCATTTCTTGACGGTCCCTGACGAACAATATGAAATGCAGGGCCTTCTGGTCGAACAGGATGCAAGTAACTGGATCAGATTTGATACATTTTCGGACGGCAATAAGCTTTTTGCCTTCGCGGCCGTAACGATAAATGGAACCAGCACGAAAAAATTTCAGGTTGAGATTCCACCGGACGGGGCACCCTACCTGCGCATGGAACGTATCGGCAATACTTGGACCTGCCTGTACTCTGTCGATAACGAAAACTGGACCGTAGCGGG is drawn from Sulfitobacter sp. S223 and contains these coding sequences:
- a CDS encoding glycosyltransferase, which codes for MNKNSAVDGSIVLSIALPVYNGENYLDDAIRSILGQTIRDFELIICDNASTDNTEAICRSWIERDPRIVYCRHPSNLGAAPNFNSGFRLAKGRYFKWAAHDDILESGYLKACIDLLDSDSRIVMAHTGTRFIDETGTVIHEYDRETGAFDSVDPLDRFSAAIDEGHYCVTVFGVVRREILAQTSLIASFVGSDRSLIAEISLRGRICHVLEPLFLSRDHTDRSVRALDIDERGAWFDASSKVRSDWHNWRMLYHHLRVLVQSPLPLLQKIAGLGRIARWAWRWKRRLLSDFRRR
- a CDS encoding lipopolysaccharide biosynthesis protein, which codes for MSVIVWVYQFLLARIPADEFAVYPVVAAIMVMAPLFFTSFTGGITRNALDAYAKGDGLAVTRIVSSILPLIWLMTGIFLPLGALLAFNIDHVLNIPDDMVWQAGLMMALLVLAFAVQMVLVPFQIGFHIHQRFVEMNLIMLGREVLRLLLLLGLMFGFGAQVIWVVVASFLADTVCAVALALRSRALVPELRFRRELVDRVEARGLVSFGLWTSLGQLGNVMYTHAATIVLNLYGTPQDVTVYFIGATIFRQLQALIQVATQPLLPAITAMQALDERKRLSRTMNRGARYGLWVALLPGVALTVYAKDFIVLYVGTDYAQAAVVLMLFMAILPFDRATTLLPMTCIAMAKVREFFLPAFLYQLLGLVLMVVLAGPLKLGAIGVTLALAAITIGSQLTYYWNLNLKITQSNLREFAGTVLWPGWLPGAVAALVWVGLATIEPVSSWLQLFGYGVLGGVVYVAVVLTVGLETSEWMRLKAVIVRRTSRVKRGPEK
- a CDS encoding glycosyltransferase family A protein, producing the protein MQISIIIPVYNRADRIAATIRSIGLASHPQCELIVVDDGSSDESASVACATLDQDGLGSRSQVLRQLNGGPGSARNAAAAKATGQFLAFLDSDDRWLPWTVPAISDAINQHPLVPILFLQTVDVAPDEDIADLSNSEPVKALEFADYTAAATAQWGLRYGACNLVMRRDVFLSIGGFSSTERNAEDSDLILRSAGFGPCVVLTRCPLVVHAKGSEDALTADLDGGIRGLEFCLSQYRSGEYPDTVVSPLRIFAWSAITLIRKAFKAGEVRRAYSLLARYSWIICRGGAARKLVRLVLTPALVRAP
- a CDS encoding glycosyltransferase family 2 protein, with translation MTPLLSVIIPVWCRPEKIRRAIASVASSPQIEVIVVDDGSPDNTAQAAREAMSHAGHGGQVLVQQNSGPGAARNTGADIAIGRYIAFLDSDDVWFPHTLPNLLDTLAHPEAKALNFLQNTTFEADEMPPHPIGGNSTLSHYVGFRDAALHARDIRLGSGCCVILRELFHAHGGFDPDLRASEDTDLFLRLPADCGCDLLRDAPLVGIEAGADDRLSTDLEQMRIGLAHLLAQARKGAYPNSADPHLARILAQSISYTTRKAFGAGRPGMAYALYFRHLPKLLRAHAWHWTIRLPLLPLLSVLRPGRYALK
- a CDS encoding nucleotide sugar dehydrogenase, translating into MKVIIFGLGYVGFTAGCCIASQGHTVVGIDVNDKKVAAINNGEAPIIEPKVTELLRDARAANTFQADTQIGSHLDGADLVLVCVGTPSAPEGAHNMRYIAEVTRQIAQTVQERDLSGLSVAYRSTIRPGTIHELILPIINSIVTDTNPPRIEVVYNPEFLREGSAVDDYFAPPKIVTGTKDSTPNATMTALNEGIDAPRFTVGFREAEITKFVDNSWHALKVAFANEVGRTCLANDISAKQVHEIFVSDTKLNISPYYLRPGGAFGGSCLPKDVRALQYIAADTGVNLPMINSLLRSNAAHKHALFDWAVAGLDQGARILMVGLAFKAGTDDLRESPHVDLARKIMAAGHTLDVFDPAVKADMLVGANLGYAFSALPMLNRLLVDRDQIAAAKYDRVLVNNATVEQLQMPEGVDVIDLGTLP
- a CDS encoding glycosyltransferase family 4 protein → MTVTTPRMDAARRDRPLEGRNVLMIVENLPVPFDRRVWQECRTLKAAGANVSVICPTGRGHDSRFETIDGIEIHRHPLPFDASGPFGYIVEYTAALFHELRLAIKVWRRQRFDTIQGCNPPDLIFLVALPFKLWGCRYIFDHHDINPELYEAKFGKRGFFWKLMIWFERLTFGAADVVISTNESYRQIAIERGGKEPEDVFIVRSGPDLTKLKPLPPNQKWRNGRQFMVGYVGVMGAQEGLDLLLEGARVAVLERGEDIQFVLVGGGSALDEMRQMSTNLGLADYVTFTGRAPDNDLFEVLSTADLCVNPDRVNPMNDKSTMNKVLEYMAFSKAQVQFDVTEGRRSAQDASAYADANDPLDLADRMIALLHDPETCAQMGESGRRRIETELSWDHQVDTLISAYQRAQRKNG